The sequence below is a genomic window from Paenibacillus sp. DCT19.
CGGGTGAACCTTTGGCTTTTTCACGTGCAACAAGGTAGTCTACAACGACACCGTATGACTTTTCACCACTGGCTACAGCTTTCATAACAGCACCGTTTCCTTTGATGACGGAGATGCCATTATCTTTGATTTGCTTCAGGAAATCCCAGCCAAATCCATCTGTGCGACTGAACACGCCAATGTTATATGCTGCGGCTCCAGAATAGAGTGGGCTCGGCATGATGGATGCATCTTTGCTTTCCGCAGCCGTTAATGCACTCCATGATGTTGGAGCGGAGGTTACTTTTTGCGTGTTGGTCGCAAGTACAGTAGCCATGACCTTTGTACCTGAATACATGCCATCTGGGTCAACAAGATCGCTAGGGATCTTGCTTAGCTCAGGGGATTTGTACGAGAGAAGGAGATCTTCTTGCTTCAAATTTTCGAAGGTTACCGCATCGGCAAGCAGCAATACGTCAGCTTGTGTTTTGCCAGCTTGGCGCTCGGCTTGAATTTTGGCGGTGACTTCTTCCGTACCAGAACGGAAGACGCTCACATCTACATCTGGATACTTTTTGTTAAAAGCGGAGATCAGCTTCGTTGCATCCTCTTCAGGTTGGGAGGTATAGAAGGACAACTTACCAGATACCGAGCTTGAATCAGCGTTAGCATCGTTAGTCCCAGAAGCAGCTTGCCCTTGTGGGGAGCAACCGCTGAATATGATCATGCCTGCGAGTACGGGTAGAAGTAATGACTTTTTGAATGGAATCAAGAAAATTCTCTCCTTTAATAGCCAGTGGTGGCTTATGTTTTAGTGGTTACTTGTATAAGAAGAACTAATCTATATGGATAAATGCTATGCGCAGGCGCCAAGAAAGCAGAATTTTGCAACAGGCTACAACAGATAATTACGGATTGCCATGGCGACGCCATCTTGTTCATTCGTACCTGTAATCACGTCAGCGATGGCTTGAATATGAGGTTCGGCGTTGCCCATCGCGATACCGAGTCCTGCCCATTGCAGCATATCCAGATCGTTGTCATAATCTCCGGCAACGGCGACCTCTTCACGTTTGATTCCTGAATAACGGCACACTCGTTCAAGCGCATCACGTTTGCTGATCCCGGCTGCATTGACGTCGAATCGCAAGCGACCTGTTTTGGTACATTGGAACATGGCCGACGACTCGAGCTTGTCATATATCCGTTCGCGGGCAGCAAGGTCGGTGCAAATGACGGCAGCTTTGTAGATCATGCCAGGCATGTTGGTTACAAATGCTCGGAAATCTGATCCGACTTCGACCAACTGAATCAGCTCAGTTTGTTCTTTATAATGCTCCTCCGTCAATGGTAGTTCAGGTCGCACGACTACATTATTTAAGGACCAATTTCGATTCGTATCGTTGATTTGCTGGACGTATAGGACGTTATAGCCATAAAAGTGAACATAGGCACCTTCTTCTTCAATCACATCCAGCATGTATAACAGGGAAGCTGTATCGAGCGGGAATCCTTCAATCATTTGTCCTGTCTTTGCATCAACGGTGACTGCACCATTAAGTGCGACCAGGGTGAAATTCAATGGAATTTCTCTTGCGTGCAGCCATACAGAGGCTGGAAATCGTCCGGATGCAATAGTGACGGCAACCTCTTCCGCCATGAGCTGCTGAATGGAGCTACGCGTTTCTGGTGTAATGATTTTGTCTGGATTCAACATCGTTCCGTCCAGATCAAGAGCAAGCAATTTATGCAATACAACCATTCCTTCCTATCAGTGGATCATACGGTATACATGCGCAGTGGTTCGGGAATGTCTACCGGTCCATGGAAGGTACGGCTCGCTTCATCACGCATGGACTCTAGATTGCCATCGCCAGGCAGATGCACCAGCACGAGCTGCTTCACATTGGCTTGTCCAGCAATCATACCTGCCTGCATCGCGTTCATATGTCCTTTACCTGTGGTATGCACGCTTCCCTCGCAGATCGTTGCTTCGCACAGGAAGATGTCTGCATCACGGGCGAGCTCGATTAAGGCATCACAGTATGAGGTATCACCGGAATACACCAGCACCTTACCCTTATAAGTGATCTTGATCGCATAACAAGTGATGGTATGCTCAACATGCACAAATTCGATATCCGCTCCTGCCAGACGAACTTTGGTGGAAGGATCAATTGCGATCACTTCGGTATGTTCGCTGTATAAGTTGTGCAACATGTCGACGGGATCACTTGGAGCGTAGAGCTTCAGTTTTTCCTTCATACGGCCGTTGCGAATGGCACCTGCTGCGGCATATTGAAGTACACCTAGGTCGGCCATATGATCATAGTGTAGGTGAGACAGAATCACGCCGGATATCGCTTCTACCTTGGTTTCGATAGGGAGTTTGCTCATCACGCCGCTGCCACAATCCAATAAAATTTGTCCTTCGTCTGTGGTTACCAGATATCCTGCTGTTGCCCCACCTGCCGCAGGGTAGCCGCCCCAGTATCCAAGAATCTTTACATTCATTTTTGCACCTCAGTCTGTCTTGATCTGCAGTCATTTACAAATGTTCTGTGCTGTTACAATTGTTCTGAACAGTTCTCATTGTAAGGACACTTTATTACTTGGATGTCAAAGGAATGTCAAACTTGTGTAAAGCCGAACTGGAAATATGTACCTTGCTTGACACTGGTGGAACGCCATTTTATATTGGGACATGTGTACGCACGGAACTATAAAGTAAAAGGCGGACTTGTATGTGAATATAGACGAGCGCAAAAATCTGGTCAGAGTATGTAAGATGTATTATTACGAATCGTGGACACAAGAGAAGATCGCGGAGAAGCTAGGGTATCGAGACCAGTAATCTCCAAAATGCTGCAACGTGCCAAGGACGAAGGTATTATTGAAATTGTTATTCATGATGATGATCGCGAGATTACGAATTTGGAGAAAGAACTTGAAAATACATTTGAATTGAAACAGGTTCTGGTCGTTCCGACCAAGGATCTGAACAAGGAATTGGTCTCGAGTGCGGTTGGCAGAGCGGCTGCCCAATTTGTGCAAAAGTTGATCAAAAACGGGGATCGGGTCGGCGTTTCCTGGGGTAACACCTTGTATCAGATGGTTAGAGAATTTCCGCTCGAAAAAAAAGAGAACGTCAAAATCATCCCACTTGTCGGAGGTACAGGCAATTCTCGCAATGAGATGCACTCTAATCAGATTGCGTATGAGTTATCCAAGAAAATGGGTGTTACGTGCGAAACGTTATATGCACCTGCTGTGGTAGAGACGGAAGAATTACGCGAGCAGATCGTAGGCATGGCGAATATTGCGGAGGTTCTGCGGGAGGGTGAACGAATTGATCTTGCACTAGTGGGCATTGGCAATCCCTTTTCCATGTCTACGATGGAAAGATCGGGTTACCTTAACGAGCAAGTGTTATCCGAACTTAAACTGTTGAACACGGTTGCAGATATTAACTCAGTATTTATAACGCGAGATGGGTCGATTGCTGGACACCCCATTAACCGCAAAGTCATTGGACTTGGACTAGAACAATTGAAAAAGGCTCGAACGGTAGTCGGTATGGCTTTTGGTTTGCACAAAATTGAATGTATCCTCGCTTCCTTACATGGCAAGTACATCAATATGTTAATCACGGATGAGTCCACAGCCAGACGTATACTGGACGATTGTCGAAATAGTAGGAACTAACCGCAAGCTAGATAAGAAAATGATACAGATAAAAGCGATAATAGATCATAACTTTTTTCAAGATGATAGTAATTAACATCATTAATCGTTAAAACAACCTGAGTCCGATTATTTAGGATTCAGGTTGTTTCGTATAGATAACATCAAAATAATTCAATGAGTCCATTCACGAACTCATACACAAAATAAAGAGAGAACCCAAGCAACATAATGCCCGCGATGACTGAAACCCAGCGAATCATTTGGCGACTCATTACTTTTCTTGTTACTGACACAATGGACAGCAGCCCTAGATCGTGAATCAAAATCCCGCTCATCACCCCAAATGCTGCAATGGCAAAGCTCCCGGAGTGGGAAGAACTATAGGACTGAGTTAGAACGGCTCCGAATACGGAAACCCAAAATACCAGGTTACCCGGTGATACTGCAACAAGCAAACCATTTCGATATGTACTAAAAAATGATTTCTGTGTTTTCTCATCTGCTGGGGTGATATCTTTATCGGCATTTTTGATTGAATCGCAACCGAGATATGCGAGG
It includes:
- a CDS encoding LysE family translocator produces the protein MDIYLKYFLIGLAIAMPVGAITVEMTKQGLKNGFIHGWAVGIGGMTVDILLILALYFGFASVLALPYVQTPLWIVGAGFLAYLGCDSIKNADKDITPADEKTQKSFFSTYRNGLLVAVSPGNLVFWVSVFGAVLTQSYSSSHSGSFAIAAFGVMSGILIHDLGLLSIVSVTRKVMSRQMIRWVSVIAGIMLLGFSLYFVYEFVNGLIELF
- a CDS encoding MBL fold metallo-hydrolase, producing MNVKILGYWGGYPAAGGATAGYLVTTDEGQILLDCGSGVMSKLPIETKVEAISGVILSHLHYDHMADLGVLQYAAAGAIRNGRMKEKLKLYAPSDPVDMLHNLYSEHTEVIAIDPSTKVRLAGADIEFVHVEHTITCYAIKITYKGKVLVYSGDTSYCDALIELARDADIFLCEATICEGSVHTTGKGHMNAMQAGMIAGQANVKQLVLVHLPGDGNLESMRDEASRTFHGPVDIPEPLRMYTV
- a CDS encoding ABC transporter substrate-binding protein yields the protein MIPFKKSLLLPVLAGMIIFSGCSPQGQAASGTNDANADSSSVSGKLSFYTSQPEEDATKLISAFNKKYPDVDVSVFRSGTEEVTAKIQAERQAGKTQADVLLLADAVTFENLKQEDLLLSYKSPELSKIPSDLVDPDGMYSGTKVMATVLATNTQKVTSAPTSWSALTAAESKDASIMPSPLYSGAAAYNIGVFSRTDGFGWDFLKQIKDNGISVIKGNGAVMKAVASGEKSYGVVVDYLVAREKAKGSPVELTYPTEGVPIITEPIGIMKDAANMPAAQAFVDYILSDEGQQLSAEIGYSPIREGIAPPEGLKSVSEMNILPGDPSKLAADREADKQQFIQVFGE
- a CDS encoding sugar-binding transcriptional regulator, whose protein sequence is MDTREDRGEARVSRPVISKMLQRAKDEGIIEIVIHDDDREITNLEKELENTFELKQVLVVPTKDLNKELVSSAVGRAAAQFVQKLIKNGDRVGVSWGNTLYQMVREFPLEKKENVKIIPLVGGTGNSRNEMHSNQIAYELSKKMGVTCETLYAPAVVETEELREQIVGMANIAEVLREGERIDLALVGIGNPFSMSTMERSGYLNEQVLSELKLLNTVADINSVFITRDGSIAGHPINRKVIGLGLEQLKKARTVVGMAFGLHKIECILASLHGKYINMLITDESTARRILDDCRNSRN
- a CDS encoding Cof-type HAD-IIB family hydrolase; amino-acid sequence: MHKLLALDLDGTMLNPDKIITPETRSSIQQLMAEEVAVTIASGRFPASVWLHAREIPLNFTLVALNGAVTVDAKTGQMIEGFPLDTASLLYMLDVIEEEGAYVHFYGYNVLYVQQINDTNRNWSLNNVVVRPELPLTEEHYKEQTELIQLVEVGSDFRAFVTNMPGMIYKAAVICTDLAARERIYDKLESSAMFQCTKTGRLRFDVNAAGISKRDALERVCRYSGIKREEVAVAGDYDNDLDMLQWAGLGIAMGNAEPHIQAIADVITGTNEQDGVAMAIRNYLL